In the genome of Pseudomonas sp. HS6, one region contains:
- a CDS encoding glycine zipper domain-containing protein — MRLTLPALVLGLLVAQGAMAGDGTAALGGGLGGALGNVVGQKMGGSSGAAIGAGLAGAAGGALAAKKGARTKAAIGGGVGAAGGSVIGNSLGGKTGATIGAGLGGAAGGAVGSNLSKGHKRH, encoded by the coding sequence ATGCGTTTAACTCTGCCTGCTCTGGTTCTGGGGCTTCTGGTTGCTCAAGGTGCAATGGCTGGCGACGGTACCGCCGCACTGGGTGGCGGTCTGGGTGGCGCGCTCGGTAACGTGGTTGGCCAGAAAATGGGCGGCAGCAGCGGCGCGGCCATCGGCGCCGGCCTGGCCGGCGCGGCTGGCGGTGCGTTGGCAGCGAAGAAAGGTGCTCGCACCAAAGCGGCCATTGGCGGCGGTGTCGGCGCGGCAGGTGGTTCGGTGATCGGTAACAGCCTGGGCGGCAAGACTGGCGCAACCATCGGTGCCGGCCTGGGTGGCGCAGCCGGTGGCGCGGTGGGCAGCAATCTGTCCAAGGGTCACAAGCGTCACTGA
- a CDS encoding RHS repeat-associated core domain-containing protein has protein sequence MGRYLTPDPVKLAGGLNQYRYVPNPTGWVDPLGLSSNCPPPNKPGCEVPDGSNGVKVDEGEPNLPAIAHNIDPKILKRVHTIEGKTSTKKVDDYKNRMREGYNPAYPIDVIEHDGSLYILDGHHRAAAARQTATNVTIRLITDLNTYNGSLKSIEDVLDSANNVGLDRLEHRRRR, from the coding sequence GTGGGACGGTATCTGACGCCGGATCCGGTGAAGCTGGCGGGTGGGTTGAATCAGTACCGGTATGTGCCGAATCCGACGGGGTGGGTGGATCCGTTGGGGTTGAGCTCCAATTGTCCGCCGCCGAATAAGCCGGGTTGTGAGGTTCCAGATGGAAGTAATGGGGTTAAGGTTGATGAGGGGGAGCCGAACCTACCGGCCATTGCTCACAATATAGATCCAAAAATTTTGAAGCGAGTACATACAATAGAGGGAAAAACCTCAACCAAGAAAGTCGACGACTATAAAAATAGAATGCGCGAGGGATACAATCCAGCATATCCCATTGACGTTATAGAACATGACGGCAGCCTATATATTCTGGACGGGCACCATCGTGCAGCGGCTGCACGGCAAACTGCGACCAATGTGACAATTAGACTCATAACTGATCTCAACACATACAACGGTTCTCTAAAAAGCATTGAGGACGTATTAGACTCAGCAAATAATGTAGGCCTAGATAGATTGGAGCACCGGAGAAGAAGATGA
- a CDS encoding DUF6124 family protein, with amino-acid sequence MIKPTPNPPEADSTSPYETLDSKKFHEAAERALDHYLNPLLPRKPLLKPNARYLIAPDIDSEELLADACETLTSAKTMASDFAGMIDTPQRHVLLGIGQLIMLAELAVNRVLDNLELKADANL; translated from the coding sequence ATGATCAAACCTACGCCAAACCCGCCGGAAGCCGATTCAACCTCGCCCTACGAAACCCTCGACTCCAAGAAATTCCACGAAGCCGCCGAACGCGCCCTCGATCACTACCTCAATCCCCTCCTCCCCCGAAAACCGCTGCTCAAACCTAACGCTCGCTACCTCATCGCCCCCGACATCGACAGCGAAGAACTGCTAGCCGACGCCTGCGAAACCCTGACCTCGGCCAAAACCATGGCCAGCGATTTTGCCGGGATGATCGATACGCCGCAGCGGCATGTGCTGCTGGGTATCGGGCAACTGATCATGCTGGCGGAACTGGCGGTAAATCGGGTGCTGGATAATCTGGAACTGAAGGCTGACGCAAACCTGTAG
- a CDS encoding Ig-like domain-containing protein, protein MAINSKSPAGSSPLVLKELDVPGRTSPVSQAPDVWGLNIAAVQDNFPRQGLLCRAGPWGVMSRGDKLVISLGGQPVFNKTVDDNDVNTTLSMFVPAARFTDGASTLAYAVTRQGGTAEPSEVMQVRVKLTRPGGHDSDEGPGHSKLKMTIPREILEGGIDKDNIAAGVPIRIGPSDDGPQPYPNAAAGDEIQVTWGGVFVLYGPLTQDEADGKVPVIVKVTEQDIRCAEDSGEAGLAVAYEVYDIVENRAEDWSYEQRVVVAVDADRLGAPICKETLNNVLDADKLGDADGTAQILAVDGSKFKVGDIPIVRLKGTPVEGAPINIEVTGTPLVSVPSIPEIKISNAALRQLAKTQIGLSFRLKKADGSADLLSKTQFINVIGEIQRLQAPVALDAAQGALNPELVQARIEIPFDKSFAAGQAIKLFWLGTRPDLSTYLPDLPLRPITQGDITTGAPLLINVPGLHLKQIEGGKLELYYQLLIEDAVLGTMNRVNATHAIRESIHAESLNVGEPRKELPEPKVDGVVDGVLPADMAGTTLTVEYLNTVKDDEVTYFWNGSKTGPDSDSVKLSSFTAGQPVPFTIKAELIKGNEGGTVEASYSIKWADGRPTSYSDVKPFSVGVALDLTAPKVKEAPNDTSLIPNAAKDALTAIVDYVGMLLGDKIIVTFTGAAGTPAGGSHTAPEKTVTVLGAQEIPLANSVVAFNLNKAVTVSYTVKRGSGAPLPSDTRPLAVQSLVLDLSNVPKILQAANNGDGQELDLDAIKSSATLRALGWPLIALRQYVWLKFRGTLSDDSPYEKALWAQPGPVTNSGWVTNGYYDSGLSTTFLNEFKNLKHDSSFSIEFKAALGSSTIEADAVSFPVRTYMVKAIADVKPVITRAEDSKGVEILPGEFTVDTNVTLIGTSAPGQKVQIFDGPTPDGQPTAELVTGIWRHTLTGRTLAPHTFTAQALYGSGQTSDPRTLTVVEAIALSLTSLRDNNGEIGENGETTSTIITLQGRFTSGHQVQIYDNDAGKHTVTAVGQVWDATLSVDLGSHSINARAVSTGEFSNRRSFRVISPIPPLRFNTNPVTLNGTTYLVPSHPHVLPVFDSGTSVHHPATEGVPGYTYSSSNPAVVVVDQSGLVTVRGRGTATITARDAVNQSKSYTVSVTGAIHKCLHVGVGNWGVMKAKAESMGTRLPTIVELRGIYAAYGNRWPIISVHRFWSSTTVGNKYQALVLATGVEETVPDNYGGDTVGLQ, encoded by the coding sequence ATGGCTATCAATAGCAAAAGCCCCGCTGGCTCATCACCGCTGGTACTCAAGGAGCTCGACGTTCCCGGGCGCACCAGCCCCGTGTCGCAAGCGCCGGATGTCTGGGGGCTCAACATCGCGGCCGTGCAGGACAACTTTCCCAGACAGGGCTTGCTGTGCCGGGCCGGGCCGTGGGGGGTCATGAGCCGGGGCGACAAGTTGGTGATTTCCCTGGGCGGGCAACCGGTATTCAACAAAACCGTCGACGACAATGATGTCAACACCACGCTGTCGATGTTTGTGCCCGCCGCCCGCTTCACTGACGGCGCGTCCACACTGGCCTACGCCGTCACCCGACAGGGCGGAACGGCCGAACCGTCCGAAGTGATGCAGGTACGGGTCAAGCTCACCCGTCCCGGTGGCCATGACAGCGACGAAGGCCCCGGTCACTCGAAGCTGAAAATGACCATCCCCAGGGAAATTCTCGAGGGCGGCATCGACAAGGACAACATCGCGGCCGGTGTGCCGATCCGGATCGGCCCCTCTGACGACGGGCCGCAACCCTACCCCAACGCAGCGGCCGGCGACGAGATTCAGGTGACCTGGGGCGGTGTGTTCGTGCTCTATGGACCGCTGACTCAGGATGAGGCCGACGGCAAAGTGCCGGTTATTGTTAAGGTCACCGAGCAGGACATTCGCTGTGCCGAGGACTCCGGGGAGGCCGGTCTCGCCGTGGCCTACGAGGTCTACGACATTGTCGAAAACCGCGCCGAAGACTGGAGTTACGAACAGCGCGTGGTGGTTGCGGTCGACGCCGACAGACTGGGCGCACCGATCTGCAAGGAAACGCTGAACAACGTGCTGGACGCCGACAAACTGGGGGATGCCGATGGCACGGCGCAGATCCTTGCCGTGGACGGCAGCAAGTTCAAGGTCGGTGACATCCCCATCGTCCGGCTCAAGGGCACACCGGTTGAAGGGGCACCGATCAACATTGAGGTCACCGGCACGCCGCTGGTCAGCGTGCCGAGCATCCCCGAAATCAAGATATCCAATGCCGCGTTGCGGCAACTGGCCAAGACCCAGATCGGCTTGTCCTTTCGCCTGAAAAAAGCAGACGGCTCTGCTGACCTGCTGTCCAAGACCCAGTTCATCAACGTCATCGGCGAGATCCAACGGTTGCAGGCCCCGGTCGCCCTCGACGCAGCACAGGGCGCCCTCAATCCGGAGCTGGTACAGGCCCGCATCGAGATTCCATTCGACAAATCCTTTGCTGCCGGCCAGGCGATCAAGCTGTTCTGGCTCGGCACTCGGCCTGACCTGAGCACCTACTTGCCCGACCTGCCACTGCGCCCGATTACGCAAGGCGATATCACGACCGGTGCGCCCTTGCTGATCAACGTCCCCGGCCTTCATCTGAAACAGATCGAAGGGGGCAAACTGGAACTGTATTACCAGTTGCTGATCGAGGACGCGGTGCTGGGGACGATGAACCGTGTCAACGCCACCCACGCCATCCGCGAGTCGATCCACGCCGAGAGCCTGAACGTCGGTGAGCCGAGGAAAGAGCTGCCGGAGCCGAAAGTGGATGGCGTGGTGGACGGCGTATTACCGGCAGATATGGCCGGCACCACGCTGACCGTGGAATACCTGAACACGGTCAAGGATGACGAGGTGACCTACTTCTGGAATGGCTCGAAAACCGGGCCGGACAGCGACTCGGTCAAATTGTCCTCGTTTACCGCTGGCCAACCGGTGCCGTTCACCATCAAGGCTGAGTTGATCAAGGGTAATGAAGGCGGGACGGTCGAGGCGTCCTATTCCATCAAATGGGCGGATGGGCGGCCCACCAGCTATTCCGATGTGAAGCCGTTCAGTGTGGGGGTGGCGCTGGACCTTACCGCCCCGAAAGTCAAGGAAGCGCCGAACGATACCAGTCTGATCCCCAATGCCGCGAAGGATGCCCTGACCGCTATCGTGGACTACGTGGGCATGCTGCTCGGTGACAAAATCATTGTCACCTTCACCGGTGCGGCAGGTACGCCGGCGGGAGGCTCACACACCGCGCCAGAAAAAACCGTCACCGTGCTCGGGGCGCAGGAAATTCCGCTGGCCAACAGTGTGGTGGCTTTCAACCTGAACAAAGCGGTGACGGTCAGCTACACGGTGAAACGCGGCAGCGGTGCACCGCTGCCGTCGGATACCCGTCCCCTGGCGGTGCAGTCGCTGGTGCTGGATCTGTCGAACGTGCCGAAGATTCTTCAGGCGGCCAATAACGGTGATGGGCAGGAGCTGGATCTGGATGCTATCAAGTCATCGGCAACCTTACGCGCCCTTGGCTGGCCGTTGATTGCCCTAAGGCAATATGTATGGCTGAAGTTCAGGGGGACACTCAGCGATGACAGCCCTTACGAAAAAGCGCTCTGGGCCCAACCAGGACCCGTAACCAATAGCGGCTGGGTGACCAACGGATATTACGACTCTGGTCTCTCTACTACTTTTTTGAACGAATTCAAAAATCTAAAACATGATTCATCGTTTTCCATTGAATTCAAGGCTGCGTTGGGAAGCAGCACGATCGAAGCCGACGCGGTGTCTTTCCCGGTGCGGACCTACATGGTCAAGGCTATCGCGGATGTAAAACCGGTGATCACCCGAGCAGAAGACTCCAAAGGCGTCGAAATCCTGCCTGGTGAATTCACCGTCGACACCAACGTAACGCTGATCGGCACGTCGGCCCCAGGCCAGAAAGTCCAGATATTCGATGGCCCCACACCCGATGGCCAGCCAACGGCCGAACTCGTTACCGGCATATGGAGGCACACACTCACCGGCCGCACGCTTGCACCTCACACGTTCACGGCACAAGCGCTATACGGTTCAGGGCAGACATCAGACCCGCGCACGTTGACCGTAGTTGAGGCTATTGCGCTGAGCCTTACCTCGTTGAGAGATAACAACGGCGAAATAGGAGAAAACGGCGAGACCACAAGCACTATCATTACATTACAGGGGCGCTTCACCTCTGGGCACCAAGTACAAATCTATGACAATGACGCAGGTAAACACACGGTCACCGCAGTCGGCCAAGTCTGGGACGCTACCTTGTCCGTTGATTTGGGCAGTCACTCGATCAATGCCAGAGCTGTCAGCACCGGTGAGTTTTCTAATCGACGCAGCTTCAGAGTTATCTCGCCCATTCCGCCACTGAGATTCAATACAAACCCAGTGACCCTAAACGGCACAACCTATCTGGTTCCTTCACATCCGCATGTTCTTCCAGTTTTTGATTCTGGAACATCGGTGCATCATCCAGCCACGGAAGGAGTACCGGGTTATACCTATTCCTCCAGTAATCCAGCAGTCGTCGTTGTTGACCAATCAGGGCTAGTGACGGTTAGAGGCCGTGGAACCGCGACCATCACCGCCAGGGATGCCGTCAATCAGTCCAAGAGCTATACCGTATCTGTAACAGGTGCTATTCATAAGTGCTTGCACGTTGGGGTTGGAAATTGGGGAGTGATGAAGGCAAAAGCCGAATCCATGGGGACGAGGTTGCCAACAATAGTAGAGCTACGTGGGATCTATGCTGCCTACGGTAATCGTTGGCCGATAATCAGTGTTCACCGTTTTTGGTCAAGTACTACAGTTGGCAACAAGTATCAGGCACTAGTTTTGGCTACGGGCGTCGAGGAGACCGTTCCAGACAATTACGGTGGGGACACCGTAGGACTTCAATGA
- a CDS encoding autotransporter outer membrane beta-barrel domain-containing protein, producing the protein MVMPAISSGGILAATIVDNATLDIDSTTTPIDYLVRNNAVLNVNGATTQSITVQSGSTLTINGATVVSNPGVEGIMVTSSRGTINQANVTSDDIGLAVNRSSIAAGGSTVDVSNSQIRGDVFGAQVTGLSTLSLVNTQVTGAGTSGIGVNILGGQVNASAGTQITGQTTGVRMVNDTANIGARALTLDNSTVQGVNGSAVLVDRGTNATINLSNGARLLAGNNNLLDVQGASTAAMTVANSELQGNINIAGNSTGNLTFDQGRMTGDVLVENGSTANVTLQNSSQFTGRLDKVNGVTVNSGSIWTLTGNDTVGTLAMNGGTVRFGAQDVPNTFYQLNVGTLAGSPDGSSTFAMKGNFATGQHDFLNVTGVATGNFGLLVAASGLDAVNPQQLTLVHTAAGDAQFALTGGRVDLGTWSYDLAQRPGGTGGTEWFLDPTTQVISPGASAVLALFNSPITLLYGEASSLRSRMGELRFNGGQPGAWARTYGNQYNVSESSGVAYKQNQQGLSLGADARVNDSDVLVGVMGGYSQSDLSLEHGTSGTVKSYYFGPYVTWMDRDTGYYVDGVLKFNRFQNEAKVSLSDGTRAKGDYDNWGVSASAEVGRHIKLSNDYFIEPFAQFSAAQIQGKRFSLDNDMQADGDRTRSLLGKAGATFGRNFDIGNGAVAQPYVRAAIAHEFANNNEVKVNNNVFNNDLSGSRAEFGTGVAVALSDKWQVHVDLDYANGKHIEQPWGGNVGLRYSW; encoded by the coding sequence ATGGTCATGCCAGCCATTTCCAGCGGCGGCATATTGGCAGCCACCATTGTCGATAACGCGACGCTGGATATCGATTCGACGACAACGCCGATCGATTATCTGGTGCGTAACAACGCAGTATTGAATGTCAATGGCGCCACCACCCAGTCAATTACCGTCCAATCCGGATCGACGCTGACCATCAATGGCGCCACGGTCGTCAGCAATCCCGGCGTCGAAGGCATTATGGTCACCAGCAGCCGAGGCACCATCAACCAGGCCAACGTGACCAGCGACGACATCGGTCTGGCCGTCAACCGTTCTTCGATTGCCGCTGGCGGCTCCACTGTGGATGTTTCCAACAGTCAAATTCGCGGTGACGTCTTTGGCGCACAGGTCACCGGGTTGAGCACTTTGTCGTTGGTCAATACGCAAGTGACTGGCGCGGGTACGAGCGGCATCGGCGTGAACATTCTGGGAGGGCAGGTGAATGCCTCCGCCGGGACACAGATCACCGGACAGACCACAGGCGTGCGCATGGTCAACGATACGGCCAATATCGGCGCTCGTGCGCTCACTCTGGATAACTCCACTGTTCAAGGCGTCAACGGTTCTGCGGTTCTGGTTGATCGCGGGACCAATGCCACCATCAACCTGTCGAACGGCGCCCGGCTGCTTGCCGGGAACAACAATCTGCTCGACGTCCAGGGCGCTTCCACCGCCGCCATGACCGTCGCCAACAGCGAGTTGCAGGGCAACATCAACATCGCCGGCAACAGCACCGGCAACCTGACCTTCGATCAAGGCCGGATGACTGGCGATGTGCTGGTCGAAAACGGCTCCACGGCCAACGTCACCCTGCAGAACAGTTCGCAGTTCACCGGCCGTCTCGACAAGGTCAACGGCGTGACCGTCAACAGTGGTTCGATCTGGACCCTGACGGGCAACGACACCGTAGGAACGCTCGCGATGAATGGTGGGACGGTTCGCTTTGGTGCGCAGGATGTGCCGAATACCTTCTACCAGTTGAACGTCGGTACGCTCGCCGGCTCGCCGGATGGTTCCAGTACGTTCGCCATGAAGGGCAACTTCGCTACGGGGCAGCATGACTTCCTCAATGTCACCGGAGTGGCGACCGGGAACTTCGGTTTGCTGGTGGCGGCGTCCGGCCTGGATGCGGTGAATCCACAGCAACTGACCCTGGTGCACACGGCTGCTGGCGATGCGCAATTTGCGCTGACGGGCGGGCGAGTGGATCTGGGTACCTGGTCCTATGACCTGGCCCAGCGACCGGGAGGAACGGGCGGCACTGAGTGGTTCCTCGATCCGACCACCCAGGTAATCAGTCCCGGCGCCAGTGCGGTGCTGGCCCTGTTCAACTCTCCGATCACCCTGTTGTACGGCGAAGCCAGTTCATTGCGCAGCCGCATGGGCGAGTTGCGGTTCAACGGTGGCCAACCGGGCGCCTGGGCACGCACCTATGGCAACCAGTACAACGTGTCCGAAAGTTCTGGTGTGGCGTACAAGCAGAACCAGCAAGGGCTTTCCCTCGGAGCCGATGCCCGGGTGAATGACAGCGATGTGCTGGTGGGCGTGATGGGGGGGTACAGTCAATCGGATCTGAGTCTTGAACATGGCACCTCGGGCACGGTCAAGAGTTACTACTTCGGGCCCTACGTGACGTGGATGGACCGCGACACCGGTTACTACGTTGACGGTGTGCTGAAATTCAACCGGTTCCAGAACGAGGCCAAGGTCAGTTTGAGCGACGGCACGCGTGCCAAGGGTGATTACGATAACTGGGGTGTCAGTGCATCGGCGGAGGTCGGTCGTCACATCAAGTTGAGCAACGATTATTTCATCGAGCCTTTCGCCCAGTTTTCGGCCGCGCAGATCCAGGGCAAACGCTTCAGCCTGGACAACGACATGCAGGCCGATGGTGATCGCACCCGCTCATTGCTGGGCAAGGCTGGCGCCACGTTCGGGCGCAATTTCGACATTGGCAACGGTGCTGTTGCACAACCTTATGTGCGCGCGGCCATTGCTCATGAGTTTGCGAACAACAATGAGGTGAAGGTCAACAACAACGTGTTCAACAACGACCTGTCGGGTTCACGGGCGGAGTTCGGTACGGGTGTGGCGGTGGCGTTGTCGGATAAATGGCAGGTGCATGTCGATCTGGATTACGCCAATGGCAAGCATATCGAACAGCCTTGGGGGGGGAATGTGGGGCTGCGGTATAGCTGGTAA